The Amycolatopsis sp. NBC_01480 genome segment CGCGGCCCGGCGGCTGGGCTGCGAAGAGGTCATGGCCTTCGCGACCTCGGCGGTCCGCGAGGCCCGGAACTCGGCGAAAGTGCTGGCCAGGGTCGCGGACGAGACCGGGGTCGAGCTCAAAGTGCTCTCCGGCGTCGACGAGGCGCGGCTGACCTTCCTCGCGGTACGGCGGTGGTTCGGCTGGTCGGCCGGGCAGCTGCTGGTGCTCGACATCGGCGGCGGCTCGCTGGAGGTCGCGATGGGCCGGGACGAGGAGCCGGTGCTGGCCGAGTCCCTGCCGCTCGGCGCCGGCCGCACCACGCGCACGCGCTTCCACCACGACCCGCCCACCCGGTCCGAGGTGGTGGCGACCTCGGCGTGGCTGGAAGAGCAGCTCGCCGCCCTGGCCAGGAAGCTCGCCAAATGGGGTGAACCCGATCGGGTCGTGGCGACGTCGAAGACGTTCCGCTCGCTGGCCCGGCTGACCGGCGCCGCCCCCTCGGCGGCCGGGCCCCGGGTGCGCCGTACCCTCACGGACACCGCATTGCGCCAGCTCATCGCCTTCATCTCCCGGATGCCCTCGGCGGAGCTGGCGCACCTCGAGGGCGTGAGCTCGAGCCGTTCGCACCAGCTCGTGGCCGGCGCGCTCGTGGCGCAGGCCGCCATGCGGGCACTTTCGCTCCAGGAACTCGAGATTTGCCCATGGGCGCTGCGAGAGGGTGTCATCCTGCGGCGGCTGGACCATTCCAACGGTGCGGACGACACTGGGCCCGCCCTCACCGGCGTTTCGGCGAACGGGGAGGACCGGTGACAGCAGCGGACTGGACTTCGTTGACGGACAACAGGCACGGTGAAGAGGTGACGGACATGCACAGCACGGTGGTCAGCGCGCGCGGCGCCGTCTGCGTCCAGTCGCAGGCACGTGTCACAGCCAACCCCGAGCGCGCTTTGGACAGCACGGTATGACGGACCAGACCGGCGGCGACCAGCCCCAGAAGACCGTGGCCGAACTGCTCGCCCAGCACGGGCAGCAGGTCGACGGCGGGCGACGGCGCAGGCGCCGGGCCGCGGACGACGACGAGGCCCCCGAGACGACGAACACGACCGGCTCCCGCCGCGCCGCGAACGTCACCGACACCGCACCCCAGGCGATCATCGACCGGGTGACCTCGGACGGGGGCACGCCGCCCCCGCCGTCGCGCACCGGCAGCCGCCGCCGTCCGGACGGCCCGCCGCCCTCGCCGCGAGCGGTCCCGCAGGAGTCGCAGCCGCTGCCCCGGCCGCCGGCGCCGCCGTCCGGCCGTCCGGTGAACGGCCAGCAGGACTCCGGTTACGTGCGTCCTCCGGCGCCGCCGCAGGAGTCCGGCCAGTTCGCGCGCCCGCCCGCTCCGCCGCAGGAGTCGGGTCAGTTCGCGCGCCCGCCGGCGCCCCCGCAGGACTCCGGTTACGTGCGCCCCCCGGCGCCGCCGCAGGAATCCGGGCAGTTCGCCCGCCCGCCCGCTCCGCCGCAGGAGTCGGGTCAGTTCGCGCGCCCGCCGGCGCCCCCGCAGGAGTCGGGCCAGTTCGCCCGGCCCCCGCAGGATTCCGCGCAGCTGCCGGTGCCGCCGCGTGGCCGGGCGCCGCGCCAGCAGCCGCCGGGCCCGCCGCCCGCCGCGCCGCCGCAGGCCCCGCCGCCGCTGCCGGCCGACGAGACCCGCGACGCGGTACAGCCGGTCCGGCGTCGCCCCGGCCCGCCGCCGGCACCGCCCGCGCCGCCGAACACCTCGCTGACCGCCCGCCTCGACGGGCTCGACGGCACCCCCGACGCCGACGTCCCCGAGCCGCCCGCCGGCCCGGGCGCGATGGCCAGCGGCGCCTTCCCGGCCGGCGCTCCCCAGCGTCCGCGCCGGGCGCCGGCCCGCCGTCCGGCCCCGAAGCAGGAGCCGCACACCGAGCAGTTCGACGCGGTGGCCGACCGGCTCGAGCCCGAGCCGCCCGCCGCCGCGCCGCCCCAGCCCCCGGGCCCCGGCCCGGCGCCGCAGCAGCCCGCCGGACTGGCCGGCTGGCGCAAGCGCCGTCAGCAGGAGCAGCTGGAGGACACCGAGATCGGCGTCATGCCGGTGGTCCCCGGGCAGGACGGCACGGCCGACGACTACGCGGATGACGACTACGCCGACGACGACTACGCCGACGACGATTACGCCGACGACGGCTACCAGGACGAGAACGACGGCTACCCGGCCCCCGACAACGGCTATCCCGCTGCCGACAACGGATATCCGGCCGCCGACAAGGGTTACGCGCCCGAAGAGGACTACGACGCGGGCCCGCCGACCTCGGGCTACCCGCCGCCGATGCCGTTCGCGCCCGGCCGCAAGGACGACCGTCACCCGCTCGACGACGACCTGTCCGAGTACGAGCGCGAGTTCGAGCAGCCGGCCTACGCCGACGGCCCGGACTTCGAGCGGGACGACTACGGCTACGAGCAGCAGTCCGTCGAGTACGAGGACGACTACGACGACGAGGAAGAAGCCGCCGAAGCCCCCGCCGGGGAGCCGGCGCCGGAAGGCTCGCCGGGCAAGCAGTGGCTGACGCTGGCCGGCCAGCTCGCGCTGGGCGTGGTCGGCGGGGCCGGGGTCTGGCTCGGCTTCAACTGGCTGTGGGTCAACCTCGCGCCGGCCGCCCTCGTCGGGGCGCTGCTGGTGATCGTGGCGCTGGTCTGGATCGTGCGGAAGATCCGCCGCGCGGAGGACCTGCAGACCACGGTGCTGGCGTTGCTGGTCGGGCTGGTGGTGACGGTGTCGCCGGCTGCGCTGCTGCTCGTCGCCCGGTAAGTCCCCGGGCGGCCTGGCCGCCGTTCCGGAGAAGGCCCGGGAGAAGGTCCCGGAGAACGGGAACGGTGCCGCCGGGGGAGTGCCGCCCCGGCGCACACGGCAGGATGGGCGGCGTGAGCGCAGCCGAGAAACCCGTGCCGGTGGGGTTGAGCACCGCCTCGGTGTGGCCGTTGCGGGCCGGCGCGGGCTTCGAGCTCGCGGCCGACCTCGGGTACGACGGCGTCGAGGTGATGGTGTGGGCCGACCCGATCAGCCAGGACGTCGCCGCGGTGCGGCGGTGGTCGCGCCGGACCGGCGTGCCCGTGCTGTCCGTGCACTCCCCGTCGCTGCTGATCACGCAACGGGTCTGGTCGCCGGACCCGGTGGTGCGGCTGCGGCGGTCCGTGGACGCCGCCGTGGAGCTCGGGGCGCGCACGGTGGTCGTGCACCCGCCGTTCCGGTGGCAGCGGCGTTACGGCGACGCGTTCGGCGACCTGGTGGACGAGCTGGAGGAGTCCAGCGGCATCGAGGTCGCGGTCGAGAACATGTTCAAGGTGCGCCCGCCCGGCGGCTCGAAGAACTCGCGCGTCTCGGCGTTCCGGCCCTCGATCGACCCTACCGACGTAGGGTTTCGGCACTACACACTTGATCTTTCCCACACCGCCGCCGCGGGCATGGACGCGCTCGAGCTCGCCGAGCGGATGGGCGAGGGGCTCAGCCACGTCCACCTCGCCGACGGCACCGGGCTGCCCAAGGACGAGCACCTGATCCCCGGCCACGGCGGCCAGCCGTGCGCCGAGCTGGTGGAGCGGCTGGTCAGCAACGGTTTCCGCGGCCAGATCGTGCTCGAGGTCAACACCCGGCACGCCACCAGCTCGGCCGAACGGGCCCGCGCGCTGGCCGAGGCGCTGCTGTTTGCCCGTCTGCACCTTGGACAGTGACCTGGCCGTCACCAAGATCGGCTGTCCGGGCGGACAACGGCCGATGGCCTGCTCCACCAGGGCTCGGACACGTAAAGTGCCGACCGTGAACTCGTTGCGATCGTTGAACTTCGCCGCCGTCGGAACGCGCGGGCCGGGCCCCGCGCGCTGCCCCGCAGTGGCCGGTCGTCCGTGAGCGCGGCCGACGACACCACGACCGCGTTCGAGGCCGCCACGGCGGTCCGCTCGCTCGGCGACGGCACGTTCACCGCGACGCTGCGCGCGGAATGGTCGATCGCGAGCCACCCCCACGGCGGTTTCCTCGTGGCCCTGCTGGCGAGAACCGCCACGGCCGTCCTGCACGAGCGGGACGAGGCCACCGCCGAACCGCTGGTGGTGAGCGCCGAGTTCCTGCACGCGCCCGCGCTGGGGCCGGTGCTGCTGCGCACCGAGGTCCGCAAGGTCGGCCGTCGCGCGACGGTGGTCGCCGTCCGCCTGGAGCAGCGCGGCCGCAGCTGCGTGGAGGCGCGTGTGACCACCGGGCGGCTGCCGATGCGGCGCGCGGAGTGGTCCGACCTGCCGCAGATGCCCGCGGAGCCGCCGTCCGGCGCGCTGCAGCTGACGGCCGAGACGTCCGAGGGCCGGTT includes the following:
- a CDS encoding sugar phosphate isomerase/epimerase family protein; this translates as MGGVSAAEKPVPVGLSTASVWPLRAGAGFELAADLGYDGVEVMVWADPISQDVAAVRRWSRRTGVPVLSVHSPSLLITQRVWSPDPVVRLRRSVDAAVELGARTVVVHPPFRWQRRYGDAFGDLVDELEESSGIEVAVENMFKVRPPGGSKNSRVSAFRPSIDPTDVGFRHYTLDLSHTAAAGMDALELAERMGEGLSHVHLADGTGLPKDEHLIPGHGGQPCAELVERLVSNGFRGQIVLEVNTRHATSSAERARALAEALLFARLHLGQ
- a CDS encoding Ppx/GppA phosphatase family protein, coding for MRLGVLDVGSNTVHLLVVDAHRGAHPTPMHSEKAVLRLAEQITRSGDLGKTGSDELVRAVESAKGAARRLGCEEVMAFATSAVREARNSAKVLARVADETGVELKVLSGVDEARLTFLAVRRWFGWSAGQLLVLDIGGGSLEVAMGRDEEPVLAESLPLGAGRTTRTRFHHDPPTRSEVVATSAWLEEQLAALARKLAKWGEPDRVVATSKTFRSLARLTGAAPSAAGPRVRRTLTDTALRQLIAFISRMPSAELAHLEGVSSSRSHQLVAGALVAQAAMRALSLQELEICPWALREGVILRRLDHSNGADDTGPALTGVSANGEDR
- a CDS encoding thioesterase family protein, translated to MSAADDTTTAFEAATAVRSLGDGTFTATLRAEWSIASHPHGGFLVALLARTATAVLHERDEATAEPLVVSAEFLHAPALGPVLLRTEVRKVGRRATVVAVRLEQRGRSCVEARVTTGRLPMRRAEWSDLPQMPAEPPSGALQLTAETSEGRFNLSKSCEVRIDPATAGYLAGRAGDPPRMRLWARPRHGVVDVYFALLAGDLNPPLVANLGRLGWAPTVQLTALVRTRPAPGWLRVVVESRSVNEAWFDSDATVVDAQGRLVAQTRQLALAPAPGP